The following are encoded together in the Capsulimonas corticalis genome:
- the flgG gene encoding flagellar basal-body rod protein FlgG has translation MMRALYTSATGMMAQQLNMDVIANNLANVNTTGFKRSRADFQDLLYQEMRPAGTVVAQGAQAPTGVEVGLGVKTGATETMFDQGTFQNTGNKLDVAIEGDGFYKVLLPDGSTGYTRDGAFKRDSQGKLVNSDGMAIQPEITIPSTATDIAIGKDGTVSVTEAGNSTPQTIGKITLTQFSNPAGLKHLGGNNFAATDASGSPVDGTAGQGGFGTLSQGILEMSNVQIVQEMVNMITAQRAYETNSKSIQTADEMLQTANQLKH, from the coding sequence ATGATGCGCGCACTCTACACGTCGGCTACCGGCATGATGGCTCAGCAATTGAATATGGACGTGATCGCGAACAACCTCGCGAACGTCAACACTACCGGCTTCAAGCGCAGCCGCGCGGACTTCCAGGATCTCCTGTACCAGGAAATGCGCCCCGCCGGCACCGTGGTCGCTCAGGGCGCGCAGGCCCCCACCGGCGTCGAGGTCGGCCTTGGCGTCAAAACCGGCGCCACGGAAACCATGTTCGACCAGGGCACCTTCCAGAACACCGGCAACAAGCTGGACGTCGCCATCGAAGGCGATGGGTTCTACAAGGTTCTTCTGCCCGACGGCTCGACCGGCTACACCCGTGACGGCGCCTTCAAGCGCGACTCGCAGGGTAAGCTCGTTAACTCCGACGGCATGGCGATCCAGCCGGAAATCACCATCCCAAGCACCGCTACCGACATCGCGATCGGCAAGGACGGAACCGTGAGCGTGACCGAAGCCGGCAACTCCACGCCCCAGACAATCGGCAAGATCACGCTGACTCAGTTCTCCAACCCGGCCGGTCTGAAGCACCTCGGAGGCAACAACTTTGCCGCGACCGACGCTTCCGGATCGCCGGTGGACGGCACGGCGGGGCAGGGCGGCTTCGGCACGCTGTCTCAGGGCATCCTCGAAATGTCCAACGTGCAGATCGTCCAGGAAATGGTCAATATGATCACGGCGCAGCGCGCTTACGAAACGAACTCCAAATCCATCCAAACCGCGGATGAGATGCTCCAGACCGCCAACCAGCTCAAGCACTAA
- a CDS encoding flagellar hook-basal body protein — MMLDQVSGKETPAITRGIYTAASGMIANEQAQDAIAHNLANVNTTGYKQDIPCFSSFQSLLLQNSSQGHSAVGTLGNGGGVYKLATDYSTGAMQKTGNPLDVALSGDAFLEVQTPQGIRFTRDGSMTMNAQNQLVTVTGGAQVLDSSNRPITIPQGAKNITIGLDGQIKADGQSVATLGLAGISAADNATKVGDNMVTVPQVRPASAGSEVRQGFLETANTSIVGDMVSMIAVLRAYETDQKMLQTEDDATGKAVNDVAKL, encoded by the coding sequence ATGATGTTAGACCAAGTATCGGGAAAGGAAACACCGGCCATAACACGCGGAATTTACACAGCAGCCAGCGGCATGATCGCCAATGAACAGGCGCAGGACGCAATCGCGCACAACTTAGCCAACGTCAACACGACCGGCTACAAGCAGGATATTCCTTGCTTCTCCTCATTTCAAAGCCTGCTGCTTCAGAACTCCAGCCAGGGTCACAGCGCGGTCGGAACGCTCGGCAATGGCGGCGGCGTCTACAAGCTCGCTACCGACTACTCCACCGGCGCCATGCAAAAGACGGGCAATCCGCTGGATGTCGCCCTGAGCGGCGACGCGTTTCTCGAAGTGCAGACTCCGCAGGGCATCCGGTTCACTCGCGACGGATCGATGACGATGAACGCGCAGAATCAGCTCGTGACCGTAACGGGCGGCGCGCAGGTGCTGGACAGCAGCAACCGGCCGATCACCATTCCGCAGGGCGCCAAGAATATCACCATCGGTCTCGACGGACAGATCAAGGCGGACGGACAGAGTGTCGCCACGCTGGGGCTCGCCGGCATTTCGGCGGCGGACAACGCGACCAAGGTCGGCGACAACATGGTCACCGTCCCGCAGGTGCGTCCCGCATCCGCCGGTTCGGAAGTGCGCCAGGGGTTCCTGGAAACCGCCAACACCAGTATCGTCGGCGATATGGTCTCCATGATCGCGGTGCTCCGCGCTTATGAGACTGACCAGAAGATGCTTCAGACCGAAGACGACGCGACCGGCAAAGCCGTCAACGATGTCGCAAAACTCTAG
- the tgt gene encoding tRNA guanosine(34) transglycosylase Tgt, translating to MTSFTLKGVSSDTGARRGELRLPHASLPIQTPVFMPVGTLGTVKAMTQEELSGLGFSLILGNTYHLYLRPGHELVRKAGGLHKFIAWDGAMLTDSGGFQVFSLQDLRKITENGAAFKSHIDGSEHFFSPERSIEVQHALGADIIMAFDECPPYPSTYEQTQSATERTHRWLTRCVAYHKEQASEQLLFGIAQGGTYESLRIESAQFIAAQDTPGIAIGGVSVGEPPEKMLEAVSWSMPYIPKEKPRYLMGVGTPQDILQAVAQGVDMFDCVLPTRLGRTGTFYTMRGRINIKGSRYTEDFGPVDPECSCAVCRRYSAAYLRHLYKCNEILASRLTTYHNLAHYAQLMADIRDAIERDDYASFMQTRLAQYGRKNDMKIEEVA from the coding sequence GTCGCGGCGAGCTGCGTCTCCCGCATGCGTCCCTTCCCATCCAAACCCCGGTCTTCATGCCGGTCGGCACCCTCGGCACCGTCAAGGCGATGACGCAGGAGGAGCTGTCCGGACTTGGTTTCTCGCTGATCCTGGGCAATACTTACCACCTGTATCTGCGGCCCGGACACGAGCTCGTTCGAAAAGCCGGCGGCCTGCACAAATTCATTGCCTGGGATGGCGCGATGCTCACGGACAGCGGGGGCTTCCAGGTCTTCTCCCTACAGGATCTGCGTAAGATCACGGAAAACGGCGCGGCGTTCAAGTCGCATATCGACGGCTCCGAGCACTTCTTCAGCCCGGAACGCTCGATTGAAGTCCAGCACGCGCTTGGCGCGGATATCATCATGGCGTTCGACGAATGCCCGCCGTACCCCAGCACCTACGAACAGACGCAGTCGGCGACCGAGCGCACGCATCGATGGCTGACGCGCTGCGTGGCGTATCACAAAGAGCAGGCGTCGGAGCAGCTGCTGTTCGGCATCGCACAGGGCGGTACGTACGAGAGCCTGCGCATCGAAAGCGCGCAGTTCATCGCCGCGCAGGACACGCCGGGAATCGCGATTGGGGGAGTTTCGGTCGGCGAGCCGCCGGAGAAGATGCTGGAGGCCGTTTCCTGGAGCATGCCCTATATCCCCAAGGAGAAGCCGCGTTATCTGATGGGGGTGGGGACCCCTCAGGATATCCTGCAAGCCGTCGCGCAGGGCGTGGACATGTTCGACTGTGTCCTGCCGACGCGCCTGGGCCGCACGGGCACGTTTTACACCATGCGCGGGCGTATCAATATCAAGGGAAGCCGCTATACCGAAGACTTCGGCCCGGTGGATCCGGAATGCTCCTGCGCGGTCTGCCGGCGTTATTCGGCGGCGTATCTTCGTCATCTCTACAAGTGCAATGAGATCCTGGCGTCCCGACTCACGACCTATCACAATCTGGCGCACTACGCGCAACTGATGGCCGATATCCGCGACGCCATCGAGCGGGACGACTATGCGTCCTTTATGCAGACGCGGCTGGCGCAATATGGCCGGAAAAATGATATGAAAATCGAAGAAGTGGCTTGA